From uncultured Roseateles sp., the proteins below share one genomic window:
- the guaA gene encoding glutamine-hydrolyzing GMP synthase: protein MHDKILILDFGSQVTQLIARRVREAHVFCEVHPNDVSDEFIRSFGAKAIILSGSHASTYEEHDLRAPQAVWDSGVPVLGICYGMFTMTVQLGGEVEASTHREFGYAEVRAHGHTELLKGIEDFATPEGHGMLKVWMSHGDKVTAMPPGFKLMASTPSCPIAGMANEEKHYYAVQFHPEVTHTVQGAALLTRFVRDIAGCKGDWIMGDYVNEAVARIREQVGDEEVILGLSGGVDSSVAAALIHRAIGDQLTCVFVDHGLLRLNEGQMVMDMFVGQLHAKVIHVDASEQFLGHLKGVSDPEQKRKIIGREFVEVFKAEAGKLKGAGAKGAKWLAQGTIYPDVIESGGAKTKKAVTIKSHHNVGGLPEQLGLKLLEPLRELFKDEVRELGLALGLPEAMVYRHPFPGPGLGVRILGEVKKEYAMLLQRADAIFIEELRNTMDPATGKSWYQLTSQAFTVFLPVKSVGVMGDGRTYDYVVALRAVQTSDFMTADWAELPYSLLKKVSGRIINEVRGINRVTYDVSSKPPATIEWE from the coding sequence TGATCGCTCGCCGCGTGCGCGAAGCCCATGTGTTCTGCGAGGTCCATCCCAACGATGTGTCGGACGAGTTCATCCGCAGCTTCGGGGCCAAGGCCATCATCCTGTCGGGCTCTCATGCCTCGACCTACGAAGAGCATGACCTGCGCGCGCCTCAGGCGGTGTGGGATAGTGGCGTGCCGGTGCTGGGCATCTGCTACGGCATGTTCACGATGACGGTGCAGCTCGGCGGCGAGGTGGAGGCCAGCACGCACCGCGAGTTCGGCTATGCCGAGGTGCGGGCCCATGGCCACACCGAGCTGCTCAAGGGCATCGAAGACTTCGCCACGCCCGAGGGCCACGGCATGTTGAAGGTCTGGATGAGCCATGGCGACAAGGTCACGGCCATGCCCCCGGGCTTCAAGCTGATGGCCTCCACGCCCAGCTGCCCGATCGCCGGCATGGCCAATGAAGAAAAGCACTACTACGCCGTGCAGTTCCACCCCGAGGTCACGCACACGGTGCAGGGCGCGGCGCTGCTGACTCGCTTTGTGCGCGATATCGCCGGCTGCAAGGGCGACTGGATCATGGGCGACTACGTCAACGAGGCGGTGGCCCGCATTCGCGAGCAGGTCGGCGACGAGGAGGTCATCCTGGGCCTGTCCGGCGGCGTCGATTCCAGCGTTGCGGCGGCGCTGATACACCGCGCCATCGGCGACCAGCTGACCTGCGTGTTCGTTGACCACGGCCTCTTGCGCCTCAACGAAGGCCAGATGGTGATGGACATGTTCGTCGGCCAGCTGCATGCCAAGGTCATCCATGTGGACGCCAGCGAGCAGTTCCTGGGCCACCTGAAAGGCGTTTCCGACCCCGAGCAGAAGCGCAAGATCATAGGCCGCGAATTCGTCGAGGTCTTCAAGGCCGAGGCCGGCAAGCTCAAGGGCGCCGGTGCCAAGGGCGCCAAATGGCTGGCCCAGGGCACCATCTATCCGGACGTGATCGAGTCGGGTGGCGCCAAGACGAAGAAGGCGGTCACCATCAAGAGCCACCACAACGTCGGTGGCCTGCCCGAGCAGCTGGGCCTGAAGCTCTTGGAGCCGCTGCGCGAGCTGTTCAAGGACGAGGTGCGCGAGCTGGGCCTGGCCCTGGGCCTGCCCGAGGCCATGGTCTACCGCCATCCCTTCCCCGGCCCGGGCCTGGGCGTGCGCATCCTGGGCGAGGTGAAGAAGGAGTACGCGATGCTGCTGCAACGCGCCGACGCCATCTTCATCGAAGAGCTGCGCAACACCATGGACCCGGCCACCGGCAAGAGCTGGTATCAGCTGACCAGCCAGGCCTTCACCGTCTTCCTGCCGGTGAAGAGCGTCGGCGTGATGGGCGACGGCCGCACCTACGACTACGTCGTGGCCCTGCGCGCCGTGCAGACCAGCGATTTCATGACCGCCGACTGGGCCGAGCTGCCCTACAGCCTGCTGAAGAAGGTGTCGGGCCGCATCATCAACGAGGTGCGTGGCATCAACCGCGTGACTTACGACGTGTCGAGCAAGCCGCCGGCGACGATCGAGTGGGAGTGA
- a CDS encoding DMT family transporter, with translation MRETLQGQLLCSLAMVLVGSTVVVSKIIGVEVEPFLATAMRHALALPVFLLLMRVKGERLPRVGARDAALLLVQAAAGSVGYTVLLIQGVVLAGAANAGIVTGTLPAVAALFAVLFLGERPGLRLGLAITLAALGVVVVSLPSGAPALDTQRLKGIALVLAAVACEAVFILANKRLSRPVPALALSTLMCAGGLLLSLLPAWLAAGSTPFAFATPALLGIVYYAWVPTVLGFLLWYAGSARTSGARASLATAWLPVSAMLLSALCLAEPINAWQWLGLGCVLLAMVLATETRQAPA, from the coding sequence ATGAGAGAAACGTTGCAAGGCCAGCTGCTGTGCAGCCTGGCCATGGTGCTGGTGGGCAGCACGGTGGTGGTCAGCAAGATCATTGGGGTGGAGGTCGAGCCCTTTCTGGCCACGGCGATGCGCCATGCGCTGGCGCTGCCGGTGTTCCTGCTGCTGATGCGAGTGAAGGGCGAGCGGCTGCCGCGCGTCGGCGCCCGCGACGCGGCCCTGCTGCTGGTGCAGGCGGCGGCCGGCAGCGTGGGCTACACGGTGCTGCTGATCCAGGGCGTGGTGCTGGCCGGCGCGGCCAATGCCGGCATCGTCACCGGCACCCTGCCGGCGGTGGCGGCCCTGTTTGCGGTGCTGTTCCTGGGCGAGCGGCCGGGCCTGCGATTGGGGCTGGCCATCACGCTGGCGGCGCTGGGCGTCGTCGTCGTGAGCCTGCCGTCCGGCGCCCCGGCGCTGGACACGCAGCGGCTCAAGGGCATCGCCCTGGTGCTCGCCGCGGTGGCCTGCGAGGCGGTGTTCATCCTGGCCAACAAGCGGCTGTCGCGCCCGGTGCCGGCGCTGGCTCTGTCCACGCTGATGTGCGCCGGCGGGTTGCTGCTGTCGCTGCTGCCCGCCTGGCTGGCGGCGGGCTCGACGCCCTTCGCCTTTGCCACACCGGCGCTGCTGGGCATCGTCTACTACGCCTGGGTGCCCACGGTGCTCGGTTTCCTGCTCTGGTATGCGGGCAGTGCGCGCACCAGTGGCGCAAGGGCCTCGCTGGCCACCGCCTGGTTGCCGGTTTCGGCGATGCTGCTGTCGGCGCTGTGTCTCGCCGAGCCCATCAACGCCTGGCAGTGGCTGGGCCTGGGCTGCGTGCTGCTGGCCATGGTGCTGGCAACCGAGACCCGTCAGGCGCCGGCCTGA
- a CDS encoding AraC family transcriptional regulator: MAATAPHHCRVLGSPWPGVYGVQTDSARHFGRHWHGTFGIGLLERGAQRSASGRGAVEAFAGDLITSNPGEVHDGRPLGDAPRRWHMLHLDPDVIAAMAAPGWSLLDVEWTRPVIQDARLRAALRRLMGQMELWSTGRASTDADRLACEESLVQTCGLLLDRHSTAAPVEDAGGDIARVRERLADEVPDAPTLTELAAMAGLSKYQLLRRFTQAYGLPPHAWLQQQRVERARRLIRDGDDLATAALASGFADQSHMTRLFGRQFGFTPGAWQQAAVRRRPQ, translated from the coding sequence ATGGCCGCGACTGCACCCCACCACTGCCGTGTGCTCGGCTCGCCCTGGCCCGGGGTCTATGGCGTGCAGACCGACAGCGCGCGCCACTTCGGCCGGCATTGGCATGGCACGTTCGGCATCGGCTTGCTGGAGCGGGGCGCGCAGCGCTCGGCCAGCGGGCGCGGTGCCGTCGAGGCGTTCGCGGGCGATCTGATCACCAGCAACCCGGGCGAGGTGCATGACGGCCGGCCGCTGGGTGATGCGCCGCGACGCTGGCATATGCTGCATCTGGACCCGGACGTGATCGCGGCCATGGCGGCGCCGGGCTGGAGCCTGCTCGATGTCGAATGGACGCGGCCGGTGATTCAGGACGCCCGGCTGCGCGCGGCACTGCGGCGGCTGATGGGCCAGATGGAGCTCTGGAGCACGGGCCGGGCCTCGACCGATGCCGACCGGCTCGCCTGCGAGGAGTCGCTGGTGCAGACCTGCGGCCTGCTGCTGGACCGGCATTCGACCGCTGCGCCGGTGGAGGATGCTGGCGGCGATATTGCCCGGGTGCGAGAGCGCCTGGCCGATGAGGTGCCGGACGCGCCCACGCTGACCGAGCTGGCCGCCATGGCCGGCCTGAGCAAATACCAGCTGCTGCGGCGTTTCACCCAGGCCTACGGCCTGCCGCCGCATGCCTGGCTGCAGCAGCAGCGCGTGGAGCGGGCCAGGCGCCTGATACGCGATGGCGACGACCTGGCGACGGCCGCTCTGGCTTCAGGCTTTGCCGATCAGAGCCACATGACCCGCTTGTTCGGCCGGCAATTCGGCTTCACGCCCGGGGCCTGGCAGCAGGCCGCCGTGCGCCGGCGTCCGCAATAA